In a genomic window of Punica granatum isolate Tunisia-2019 chromosome 6, ASM765513v2, whole genome shotgun sequence:
- the LOC116210580 gene encoding serine carboxypeptidase-like translates to MAMASSGALSSLLVVLLFLCSSSSAATNPMNSPRLTAERLIRSLNLSPSQAVNIIDHRDPLGPSSAPSGPSLAERTFTFPGLRVQDSPLDSGGGTLRNLSHHAGYFSLRNTHSARMFYFFFESRVSKDDPVVIWLTGGPGCSGALALFYENGPFHISSDLSLTWNDYGWDKVSNIIFVDQPTGTGFSYSSDSSDLRQDETGVSNDLYDFLQAFFTKHPDLVKNDFFITGESYAGHYIPALASRINKGNSAKEGIHINLKGIAIGNGLTNPEIQYEAYTDYALNMSLIDQSAYEDINSQVPSCKQKIKDCQTDENACETSYYDCTGIFNAIVRTAGGGDLNYYDIRKKCEGSLCYDFSAVETFLNEKSVREALGVGDIEFVSCSTEVYDSMTSDWMKNLAVGIPALLQGGTRVLIYAGEYDLICNWLGNSKWVDAMQWSGQKSFATASTVPFLVDRAEAGLLKSSGPLSFLKVHNAGHMVPMDQPKASLQMLQSWMKGKVAI, encoded by the exons ATGGCAATGGCATCATCAGGGGCACTTTCGTCTCTCCTTGTTGTTCTGTTGTTCCTCTGTTCCTCATCATCTGCAGCAACGAACCCGATGAACTCCCCCAGGCTGACTGCAGAGAGGCTCATAAGATCCCTCAATCTGTCCCCAAGCCAGGCTGTGAACATTATTGATCACAGGGACCCACTGGGCCCATCTTCTGCACCGTCAGGTCCCAGTCTTGCGGAGAGGACCTTCACTTTCCCAGGCCTGAGGGTGCAGGATTCTCCTCTGGATTCAGGGGGGGGCACTCTTCGGAATCTTAGTCATCATGCTGGGTATTTCAGCCTCCGCAATACCCATTCTGCTAG GATGTTCTACTTCTTCTTCGAGTCCCGAGTTAGCAAAGACGATCCCGTTGTGATTTGGCTGACTGGGGGCCCCGGTTGCAGCGGTGCGTTGGCGCTGTTTTATGAGAATGGCCCGTTTCACATTTCGTCGGACTTGTCTCTTACATGGAATGACTATGGTTGGGACAAG GTATCGAACATCATTTTCGTGGACCAGCCCACTGGAACTGGATTCAGTTACTCCTCTGACTCGTCCGACTTGCGGCAAGATGAGACCGGCGTGAGCAATGACTTGTATGACTTCTTGCAG GCATTTTTTACCAAGCATCCCGATTTGGTAAAGAACGACTTCTTTATTACCGGAGAATCCTACGCCGGGCACTACATCCCCGCTTTGGCCTCACGGATTAACAAAGGGAACAGCGCAAAAGAGGGGATTCATATAAACTTGAAG GGGATTGCTATTGGAAATGGCCTTACGAATCCTGAGATCCAGTACGAAGCATACACAGACTATGCTCTGAACATGAGTCTGATCGATCAGTCTGCTTATGAAGATATAAACAGTCAAGTTCCATCTTGCAAGCAGAAGATAAAAGATTGCC AAACCGATGAAAATGCTTGTGAGACCTCATACTATGACTGCACCGGCATTTTCAATGCAATCGTCCGCACCGCTGGAGGTGGAGATCTAAAT TACTACGATATTCGGAAGAAGTGTGAGGGAAGCCTTTGCTATGACTTCTCTGCCGTGGAGACGTTCCTGAATGAGAAGTCGGTCAGAGAAGCACTCGGAGTAGGGGACATAGAGTTTGTGTCATGCAGCACTGAGGTCTATGACTCGATGACATCAGACTGGATGAAGAATCTGGCGGTCGGTATCCCTGCTCTTCTCCAGGGTGGGACCAGGGTTCTTATATATGCAGGGGAATATGACCTTATCTGCAACTGGCTTG GGAACTCAAAGTGGGTTGACGCGATGCAGTGGTCGGGTCAGAAGAGCTTTGCAACTGCCTCTACTGTTCCTTTTCTGGTCGATCGTGCTGAAGCAGGGCTTCTTAAGAGCTCTGGTCCACTTTCTTTCCTGAAG GTTCATAATGCGGGTCACATGGTTCCGATGGACCAGCCGAAGGCTTCTCTCCAGATGCTGCAAAGTTGGATGAAAGGAAAGGTTGCCATATGA
- the LOC116210297 gene encoding xyloglucan endotransglucosylase/hydrolase protein 31 codes for MALLSFFILIPMIGLCIAQNPPSPGYSPSSRFGTVAFDQGFRTLWGPQHQRKDHGTLTIWLDKSSGSGFKSLHPYKSGYFSASIKVQPGYTAGVITSFYLSNNEAHPGDHDEVDIEFLGTIPGKPYTLQTNVYMRGSGGGRVIGREMKFHLWFDPTQDFHNYAILQTPNEIIFLVDDVPIRRYPRKSDATFPLRPMWVYGSIWDASSWATENGRYKADYRFQPFIGRYRNFRLSGCTADGSSASCRPPSISPSGAGGLSRQQVGAMAWVQRNYMVYNYCRDPSRDHTVTPEC; via the exons ATGGCCCTTTTAAGTTTCTTCATTCTCATTCCTATGATTGGTTTGTGCATTGCTCAAAATCCACCTTCACCCGGCTACTCTCCTAGTTCCCGGTTCGGTACAGTGGCATTCGATCAGGGCTTCAGAACTCTCTGGGGTCCTCAGCATCAACGGAAAGACCATGGCACGCTTACAATATGGCTCGACAAGAGCTCAg GAAGCGGATTCAAGTCTCTACATCCGTATAAATCCGGTTACTTCAGTGCGTCAATCAAGGTTCAGCCTGGTTATACTGCTGGTGTCATCACATCTTTCTAC CTTTCCAACAACGAGGCCCATCCTGGGGACCATGATGAAGTCGACATTGAGTTCCTCGGGACAATCCCCGGCAAGCCTTACACATTGCAGACCAACGTATACATGAGAGGGAGCGGTGGCGGACGTGTCATCGGAAGGGAGATGAAGTTTCATCTCTGGTTTGATCCGACCCAAGATTTTCACAACTATGCTATTCTCCAGACACCTAATGAGATCAT ATTCCTGGTAGATGACGTGCCGATTCGGAGGTATCCTAGGAAAAGTGACGCGACATTTCCTCTCAGGCCAATGTGGGTGTACGGCTCAATCTGGGATGCCTCGTCCTGGGCCACCGAGAATGGCAGGTACAAGGCCGACTACCGTTTCCAGCCTTTTATTGGTAGGTACAGGAACTTCAGGCTGAGCGGCTGCACTGCGGATGGGTCCTCAGCCTCGTGCAGACCTCCATCCATCTCCCCATCCGGAGCTGGTGGACTAAGCCGGCAACAGGTAGGTGCTATGGCATGGGTCCAAAGGAACTACATGGTGTACAACTACTGCAGGGATCCGAGCCGGGACCATACTGTCACGCCGGAATGCTAG
- the LOC116210153 gene encoding shugoshin-1, with amino-acid sequence MKGEVRAAKRASFGKIVRKRLSDITNSPLVHNKIPSEGLKPVPFSSEITKDNVDQLIQENGALVKLVEERNKIIELSGAELQRLRISYQKTQLQNWNLAQTNSQMLAELNLAKDKLKAFQHELACKEALLKAKKLEVERNMVEKNVVENGHIEAEAVEGKEKAGESVHKPNDKQKQAPSRNRRHHQRSQSMGVPSTNKQDLEKEKAEKKRRCLRRQSARFMSQEREPAENLFEIEEAKFPITTHPEAGPSSSDQSSMKEDKENDASSGADEDRRSSVARPLRRAAEKVQSYKEPPLNVKMRRVE; translated from the exons ATGAAGGGGGAAGTTAGGGCGGCGAAGAGAGCCTCTTTCGGCAAGATAGTAAGAAAGCGTTTGTCTGATATCACGAATTCTCCATTGGTACACAACAAGATCCCAAGCGAAGGTCTTAAGCCGGTGCCGTTTTCCTCGGAGATCACGAAAGACAATGTAGACCAACTCATTCAG GAGAACGGGGCATTGGTGAAGCTTGTTGAAGAGAGAAA CAAAATCATTGAATTGAGCGGAGCGGAGCTGCAAAGACTGAGAATCAGTTACCAGAAGACACAGCTTCAGAACTGGAATCTCGCTCAAACCAACAGCCAGATGTTAGCG GAGCTCAACCTAGCAAAGGATAAG CTTAAGGCATTTCAGCACGAACTAGCATGCAAGGAAGCCTTGCTCAAGGCAAAGAAATTGGAGGTTGAG AGGAACATGGTGGAAAAGAATGTAGTGGAGAACGGTCACATT GAGGCGGAGGCAGTGGAGGGGAAGGAGAAAGCGGGAGAATCTGTCCACAAACCAAATGATAAACAAAAACAAGCTCCAAGCCGGAACAGAAGGCACCATCAGAGAAGTCAAT CAATGGGAGTTCCCAGTACAAACAAGCAAGActtggagaaggagaaggcagaaaaaaaaag GCGATGCTTGAGAAGGCAATCAGCGAGGTTCATGTCACAGGAGAGGGAGCCTGCAGAGAACTTGTTCGAGATAGAAGAAGCCAAATTCCCGATAACTACCCATCCAGAAGCAGGTCCAAGTTCTTCTGATCAGTCATCTATGAAGGaagataaagaaaatgatGCTTCATCCGGGGCCGATGAAGACAGAAGATCTTCGGTAGCAAGACCTCTGAGGAGAGCAGCTGAGAAAGTTCAGTCCTACAAAGAGCCTCCGCTGAATGTAAAGATGCGGAGAGTGGAATGA
- the LOC116211416 gene encoding probable glucuronoxylan glucuronosyltransferase IRX7, with protein MKMMRFLHGRETPEKSRRKKKRNSKNNLGPCSYGACKWLLCSALCLYFLAPHLIRFNPTASLHRPHVLNSISSQSSRALTEQPITNRGLRDLKIYVYELPPKYNSDWLSDERCSRHLFAAEVAIHHALMTSEFRTLDPYEADFFFVPVYVSCNFSTVNGFPAIGHARSLLSSAVQLVSSEHPFWNRSWGSDHVFVTSHDYGACFHAMEERAIEDGIPEFLKNSIVLQTFGVNYNHPCQDVENVVIPPYIPPESLQKTPEEAAPVAAKRDIWVFFRGKMEVHPKNFSGRYYSKAVRSVIWHKFGGDRRFYLKRHRFAGYQLEIARSVFCLCPLGWAPWSPRLVESVALGCVPVIIANGIRLPFPEAVPWPEISLRVAEADVAKLGEILDHVTSTNLTAIQRRLWDPNIRRALLFNGQVQEGDATWQILRSLAQKLDRSYRGSEVSTQ; from the exons ATGAAGATGATGAGGTTCCTCCACGGAAGAGAGACACCAGAGAAGAGCaggaggaaaaagaagaggaacaGCAAAAACAACCTCGGCCCCTGTTCCTACGGGGCCTGCAAATGGCTTCTCTGCTCAGCCCTCTGCCTCTACTTCCTCGCACCTCACTTGATTAGATTCAATCCCACCGCCTCTCTTCACAGACCCCACGTCCTCAATTCCATCTCCTCCCAGTCCTCCCGCGCCCTCACTGAACAACCCATAACCAATCGAG GGCTGAGGGATTTGAAGATTTACGTGTACGAGCTGCCCCCAAAGTACAACTCCGATTGGCTCTCCGATGAACGATGCAGCCGCCACCTGTTCGCAGCCGAGGTGGCTATCCACCATGCTTTGATGACCAGCGAATTCCGGACGTTGGACCCCTATGAGGCGGATTTCTTCTTCGTACCAGTCTATGTGTCCTGCAACTTCAGCACCGTTAACGGCTTCCCTGCGATCGGCCATGCTCGGTCTCTGCTCTCCTCGGCCGTGCAGCTCGTGTCATCCGAGCATCCCTTCTGGAACCGGTCCTGGGGCTCCGACCACGTGTTCGTCACGTCCCACGATTACGGAGCTTGTTTCCACGCTATG GAGGAGAGGGCGATTGAAGATGGGATACCGGAGTTCTTGAAGAACTCGATTGTATTGCAGACGTTCGGGGTGAACTATAACCACCCGTGTCAGGATGTCGAGAACGTGGTCATCCCGCCGTACATCCCTCCGGAAAGTCTACAGAAGACCCCGGAGGAGGCGGCTCCAGTGGCCGCCAAGCGAGACATCTGGGTGTTCTTTCGGGGCAAGATGGAAGTCCACCCCAAGAACTTCAGCGGTCGATATTACAGCAA GGCAGTAAGGTCGGTGATATGGCACAAGTTCGGCGGCGACCGGAGGTTTTACCTGAAACGGCACAGGTTTGCCGGCTACCAGCTGGAAATTGCGCGGTCCGTATTCTGCCTGTGCCCGCTCGGGTGGGCGCCGTGGAGCCCGAGGCTGGTGGAGTCTGTGGCTCTAGGCTGCGTGCCGGTCATCATAGCCAATGGGATCCGGCTGCCCTTCCCTGAAGCCGTGCCATGGCCAGAGATTTCCCTCAGGGTGGCGGAGGCCGACGTGGCGAAGCTCGGGGAGATACTCGACCACGTGACGTCTACGAACCTCACCGCGATTCAGCGGAGACTGTGGGACCCGAATATCAGGCGGGCATTGCTGTTCAATGGTCAGGTGCAGGAGGGGGACGCAACGTGGCAGATCCTGCGGTCCTTGGCCCAGAAGCTGGACCGGTCGTACAGAGGATCCGAGGTTTCTACCCAATGA
- the LOC116210582 gene encoding serine carboxypeptidase-like, giving the protein MASSAALSTLLVVLFFLCSRFSSCATTNPMNSPRLTAERLIRSLNLSPREAVNIDHRDSMGPASAPSGPRLVEWSFTFPGLRVHESPNLDSGEATLQNLGHHAGYFRLPHTHSARMFYFFFESRVSKDDPVVIWLTGGPGCSGALALFYENGPFHISSNLSLSWNDYGWDKVSNIIFVDQPTGTGFSYSSDPSDLRHNEAGVSNDLYDFLQAFFNKHPELVKNDFFITGESYAGHYIPALATRINKGNKAKEGIHINLKGIAIGNGLTNPEIQYAAYADYALSMKLIGQSDYDDINSQAPSCKQEAQDCQTSEAACDEAYEECQNIFSSILNAADGDLNYYDIRKKCEGSLCYDFSALETFLNEKSVREALGVGDIEFVSCSSKVHISMISDLMKNLAVGIPALLEDGIRVLIYAGEYDLICNWLGNSKWVHAMQWSGRKNFVAASTVPFVVDRAEAGLLKSHGPLSFMKVRNAGHMVPMDQPKASLQMLQSWMKGRVSIAVSKSVTSPL; this is encoded by the exons ATGGCATCATCAGCAGCACTTTCGACTCTCCTTGTAGTTCTGTTTTTCCTCTGTTCAAGATTCTCATCATGTGCAACAACAAACCCGATGAACTCCCCGAGACTGACGGCGGAGAGGCTCATAAGATCCCTTAATCTGTCCCCAAGGGAAGCTGTGAACATTGATCACAGGGACTCAATGGGTCCAGCTTCTGCACCATCAGGTCCCAGGCTTGTGGAGTGGAGCTTCACTTTCCCAGGTCTGAGGGTGCATGAATCTCCTAATTTGGATTCTGGAGAGGCAACTCTCCAGAATCTCGGTCACCATGCTGGGTATTTCAGGCTCCCTCATACCCATTCTGCTAG AATGTTCTACTTCTTCTTCGAGTCACGAGTAAGCAAAGACGACCCTGTTGTGATTTGGCTGACGGGGGGCCCCGGCTGCAGCGGTGCATTGGCACTGTTCTATGAGAACGGTCCTTTCCACATTTCCTCCAACTTGTCTCTTTCATGGAATGACTATGGTTGGGACAAG GTATCAAACATCATTTTCGTCGACCAGCCAACTGGAACCGGATTCAGTTACTCCTCTGACCCATCCGACTTGCGGCATAACGAGGCAGGCGTGAGCAATGACTTGTATGACTTCTTGCAG GCCTTTTTCAATAAACATCCGGAGTTGGTAAAGAACGACTTCTTTATTACCGGAGAATCGTATGCAGGGCACTACATTCCTGCTTTGGCCACTCGGATAAACAAAGGGAACAAGGCAAAAGAGGGGATTCATATAAACCTGAAG GGTATTGCTATTGGAAATGGCCTAACAAATCCTGAGATCCAATATGCAGCGTACGCGGACTATGCTCTGAGCATGAAACTGATCGGGCAATCTGATTATGATGATATAAACAGTCAAGCTCCTTCTTGCAAGCAGGAGGCACAAGATTGCC AAACCAGTGAAGCTGCTTGCGATGAAGCATACGAGGAGTGCCAAAACATTTTCTCCTCAATCCTCAATGCTGCTGATGGAGATCTAAAT TACTATGATATCCGGAAGAAGTGTGAGGGAAGCCTGTGCTATGACTTCTCTGCCCTGGAGACATTCCTGAATGAGAAGTCGGTCAGAGAAGCACTCGGAGTTGGGGACATAGAGTTTGTGTCCTGCAGCTCCAAGGTCCATATCTCCATGATATCAGACTTGATGAAGAACCTAGCGGTCGGCATCCCTGCTCTTCTCGAGGATGGCATCAGGGTTCTCATATATGCCGGGGAATATGACCTTATATGCAACTGGCTCG GGAATTCGAAGTGGGTCCATGCAATGCAGTGGTCGGGTCGGAAAAATTTTGTAGCGGCCTCTACTGTTCCATTTGTGGTCGATCGTGCAGAAGCAGGACTTCTCAAGAGCCATGGTCCACTTTCTTTCATGAAG GTTCGTAATGCGGGTCACATGGTCCCGATGGACCAGCCAAAGGCTTCTCTCCAGATGCTGCAGAGTTGGATGAAGGGAAGGGTTTCTATAGCTGTTTCCAAGAGTGTCAC